One genomic window of Nocardioides daphniae includes the following:
- a CDS encoding 4'-phosphopantetheinyl transferase superfamily protein: MGLGVAIAADGVDVGIDVERVDTRGDQFASTAMAQPELDLFDHHFGALTGRDRDRELTRWWAAKEAAAKALGTGLQGRPRDFVVAEVAQADGEVALRVGERWIATTSVFPTTTDPSTTTASSDAAAPEEYIVAWTDLEPRHG, translated from the coding sequence GTGGGCCTCGGCGTCGCGATCGCCGCCGACGGGGTCGACGTCGGCATCGACGTGGAGCGCGTCGACACCCGCGGCGACCAGTTCGCCAGCACCGCCATGGCCCAGCCCGAGCTCGACCTCTTCGACCACCACTTCGGCGCCCTCACCGGCCGCGACCGCGACCGCGAGCTGACGCGGTGGTGGGCCGCGAAGGAGGCCGCGGCGAAGGCGCTCGGCACCGGGCTCCAGGGGCGTCCCCGCGACTTCGTGGTCGCCGAGGTCGCGCAGGCCGACGGCGAGGTCGCGCTGCGCGTCGGCGAGCGCTGGATCGCGACCACCAGCGTCTTCCCCACCACCACAGATCCCAGCACCACCACGGCGTCGTCCGACGCTGCCGCACCGGAGGAGTACATCGTTGCCTGGACAGACCTCGAGCCACGCCATGGCTGA
- a CDS encoding acyl carrier protein — protein MAETPAPVTVTRESVLADLERILLEVVGDDLLMDGPLEMETSFSDDLQLESIEFVALAEELLNTYGEKVDFVTWMSGMELDQVVSLTAGQVVDFVVASLEA, from the coding sequence ATGGCTGAGACCCCCGCACCCGTCACCGTCACCCGGGAGTCCGTGCTGGCCGACCTCGAGCGCATCCTGCTCGAGGTGGTCGGTGACGACCTCCTCATGGACGGCCCCCTGGAGATGGAGACCTCGTTCAGCGACGACCTCCAGCTGGAGAGCATCGAGTTCGTCGCGCTCGCCGAGGAGCTCCTCAACACCTACGGCGAGAAGGTCGACTTCGTGACCTGGATGTCGGGCATGGAGCTCGACCAGGTGGTCTCGCTGACCGCCGGCCAGGTCGTCGACTTCGTCGTCGCGTCACTGGAGGCCTGA
- a CDS encoding alpha/beta fold hydrolase, translating to MPYIESNGLKFHVQVLGGGVDDSGAKRPKVVMLHGLVIDNLSSWFYTLGHPMAQQVDAHLVDLRGHGRTEIADSGYHVADHVADLLGLLEAWEIDEPIHFFGNSFGCVVGLALAKQHPEKVASLFLIEAHFSVPGWGEHMAGTLALAAFGLDEVAVREYLATEADRKTSRLAKRTEKLFFGTSLIEDLKTETPIDWLDEIQCPVFAIYGSESDILDRARELEAKVPHCTLEVVENASHSLLIENAALIKSRAFAWLNTHVGTDFVVEHVDVASREGALGTMGAPEAMEVLNQMAAENRHLLDERAVPVRRVV from the coding sequence GTGCCCTACATCGAGTCCAACGGACTGAAGTTCCACGTGCAGGTCCTCGGCGGCGGCGTCGACGACAGCGGCGCCAAGCGGCCCAAGGTCGTGATGCTCCACGGGCTGGTCATCGACAACCTGTCGAGCTGGTTCTACACGCTCGGCCACCCGATGGCGCAGCAGGTCGACGCGCACCTGGTCGACCTCCGCGGCCACGGGCGTACCGAGATCGCCGACTCCGGCTACCACGTCGCCGACCACGTCGCCGACCTGCTGGGCCTGCTCGAGGCGTGGGAGATCGACGAGCCGATCCACTTCTTCGGCAACTCCTTCGGCTGCGTCGTGGGGCTGGCGCTGGCCAAGCAGCACCCCGAGAAGGTGGCCAGCCTCTTCCTGATCGAGGCGCACTTCTCGGTGCCCGGCTGGGGCGAGCACATGGCCGGCACCCTGGCGCTGGCCGCCTTCGGGCTCGACGAGGTGGCCGTACGCGAGTACCTCGCCACCGAGGCCGACCGGAAGACGTCGCGCCTGGCGAAGCGCACCGAGAAGCTCTTCTTCGGCACGTCGCTGATCGAGGACCTGAAGACCGAGACGCCGATCGACTGGCTCGACGAGATCCAGTGCCCAGTCTTCGCGATCTACGGCTCGGAGTCCGACATCCTCGACCGGGCCCGTGAGCTCGAGGCGAAGGTGCCGCACTGCACCCTCGAGGTCGTCGAGAACGCGAGCCACTCACTGCTCATCGAGAACGCCGCGCTCATCAAGTCGCGCGCCTTCGCGTGGCTCAACACCCACGTCGGCACCGACTTCGTCGTCGAGCACGTCGACGTCGCCAGCCGCGAGGGCGCGCTCGGCACGATGGGTGCCCCCGAGGCGATGGAGGTGCTCAACCAGATGGCGGCGGAGAACAGGCACCTGCTCGACGAGCGGGCCGTCCCCGTACGACGCGTGGTCTGA
- a CDS encoding glycosyltransferase, with translation MARFLFVVPPFAGHVNPTIPVAAELTRRGHEVAWAGLPGQLRAMLPEWGRFIPAGSEEWAAVVAERNVLRSDLRGAAAYKFLMEEALIPMCLVMLEGVDQAVTDFAPDVLVSDQQTWAGAVVARRRGLVWATSATTSAEMVDPLAGLPKVAETFHRTRVELQVDHGVAPEVAEAGDLRLSEHLVLAYTSSALVGDGLESVSGSVPVAYVGPSGLDRDEVDDFDWSLVDPEKPLVLVSLGTLSAESGTRFWQVAAEAFADQPWQGIFVAPPALVPDAPANVVVRERVPQLAVLRRAAAVVSHGGHNTVCESLSNGLPLVVAPIRDDQPVIADQVVRAGAGVRVKFARVRAEALRAAVDQALHDESLRAGSQSMAADLASCGGKAAAADALLGLAARVPA, from the coding sequence GTGGCGCGCTTCCTCTTCGTCGTCCCGCCCTTCGCCGGACACGTCAACCCGACCATCCCGGTCGCGGCGGAGCTGACCCGGCGCGGCCACGAGGTCGCGTGGGCGGGCCTGCCCGGCCAGCTCCGGGCGATGCTGCCCGAGTGGGGCCGGTTCATCCCGGCGGGCTCGGAGGAGTGGGCGGCAGTGGTGGCCGAGCGCAACGTGCTCCGGTCCGACCTGCGGGGCGCGGCGGCGTACAAGTTCCTCATGGAGGAGGCGCTGATCCCCATGTGCCTGGTGATGCTCGAGGGCGTCGACCAGGCCGTCACCGACTTCGCCCCCGACGTGCTGGTGAGTGACCAGCAGACGTGGGCGGGCGCGGTCGTGGCGCGGCGGCGTGGCCTGGTGTGGGCGACGTCGGCGACCACGTCAGCCGAGATGGTCGACCCGCTGGCCGGGCTGCCGAAGGTCGCCGAGACCTTCCACCGCACCCGGGTCGAGCTGCAGGTCGACCACGGGGTCGCGCCCGAGGTGGCCGAGGCCGGCGACCTGCGGCTGTCGGAGCACCTGGTGCTCGCCTACACGTCCAGCGCGCTGGTCGGCGACGGGCTGGAGAGCGTCAGCGGGTCGGTGCCCGTGGCGTACGTCGGCCCGTCGGGCCTGGACCGCGACGAGGTCGACGACTTCGACTGGAGCCTGGTCGACCCCGAGAAGCCGCTGGTGCTGGTCTCGCTGGGCACGCTGAGCGCGGAGTCGGGGACCCGGTTCTGGCAGGTGGCCGCCGAGGCCTTCGCCGACCAGCCGTGGCAGGGGATCTTCGTGGCGCCTCCGGCGCTCGTGCCCGACGCGCCGGCCAACGTGGTCGTGCGCGAGCGGGTGCCACAGCTGGCGGTGCTGCGCCGCGCGGCGGCCGTGGTGTCGCACGGCGGCCACAACACGGTGTGCGAGTCGCTGTCGAACGGGTTGCCGCTGGTGGTGGCGCCGATCCGCGACGACCAGCCGGTGATCGCCGACCAGGTGGTGCGGGCCGGGGCGGGCGTACGGGTGAAGTTTGCCCGGGTCAGGGCGGAGGCCCTGCGGGCGGCTGTCGACCAGGCGTTGCACGACGAGTCGCTGCGGGCCGGGTCGCAGTCGATGGCCGCCGACCTCGCCTCGTGCGGGGGCAAGGCGGCTGCGGCGGACGCGCTGCTGGGGCTGGCCGCGCGGGTGCCTGCCTGA
- a CDS encoding nitroreductase family deazaflavin-dependent oxidoreductase, whose translation MALEGTYVPSNAQWVRDQVAEYEASGGTRATTLPGTDDPVVVITSRGAKSGNLRKNPVMRVERDGKYLAVASYGGGPKNPSWYANFVAHPEVDLQDGPEKHTYSVRLLEGEERADWWEHAVATWSTYGEYQKKTDREIPLFLLERV comes from the coding sequence ATGGCACTCGAAGGAACCTATGTCCCGTCCAACGCCCAGTGGGTCCGTGACCAGGTCGCTGAGTACGAGGCGTCCGGCGGCACCCGGGCCACCACCTTGCCCGGCACCGACGACCCCGTCGTGGTGATCACCTCGCGCGGCGCCAAGTCGGGCAACCTCCGCAAGAACCCGGTGATGCGCGTCGAGCGCGACGGCAAGTACCTGGCCGTGGCGTCGTACGGCGGAGGCCCGAAGAACCCGTCCTGGTACGCCAACTTCGTGGCGCACCCCGAGGTCGACCTGCAGGACGGCCCCGAGAAGCACACCTACTCCGTGCGACTGCTCGAGGGCGAGGAGCGCGCCGACTGGTGGGAGCACGCCGTCGCCACGTGGTCGACCTACGGCGAGTACCAGAAGAAGACCGACCGGGAGATCCCGCTCTTCCTGCTCGAGCGCGTCTGA
- a CDS encoding 1,4-dihydroxy-2-naphthoyl-CoA synthase, with protein sequence MSAIDGVSDTFDPDAWDVVPGFEGLTDMTYHRAKAHGTVRIAFDRPDVLNAFRPHTVDELIATLEHARTSADVGCVLLTGNGPSAKSGKYSFCSGGDQRIRGKAGYQYEDKEIGADDTGAEAPSPIDKAKLARLHVLEAQRLIRFMPKVVICVVPGWAAGGGHSLHAVADLTIASREHAVFKQTDADVGSFDGGYGSAYLARQVGQKFAREIFFLGDAYDAETMHRMGAVNKVVDHADLEKVALEWGAKINGKSPTAQRMLKYSFNLLDDGLVGQQLFAGETTRLAYMTDEAQEGRDQFVEKREPDWSPYPWYY encoded by the coding sequence ATGAGTGCGATCGACGGAGTGAGCGACACGTTCGACCCCGACGCCTGGGACGTGGTTCCCGGGTTCGAGGGCCTGACCGACATGACCTACCACCGGGCGAAGGCGCACGGGACGGTCCGCATCGCGTTCGACCGCCCGGACGTGCTCAACGCCTTCCGGCCGCACACGGTCGACGAGCTGATCGCGACCCTTGAGCACGCGCGTACGTCGGCCGACGTGGGCTGCGTCCTACTCACCGGCAACGGGCCGTCGGCGAAGTCGGGCAAGTACTCGTTCTGCTCCGGTGGCGACCAGCGCATCCGCGGCAAGGCGGGCTACCAGTACGAGGACAAGGAGATCGGCGCGGACGACACCGGCGCCGAGGCCCCGTCCCCGATCGACAAGGCCAAGCTGGCGCGGCTGCACGTGCTCGAGGCGCAGCGCCTGATCCGCTTCATGCCCAAGGTCGTCATCTGCGTGGTGCCCGGCTGGGCCGCCGGCGGCGGCCACTCGCTGCACGCCGTGGCCGACCTGACCATCGCGAGCCGCGAGCACGCGGTCTTCAAGCAGACCGACGCCGACGTGGGCTCCTTCGACGGCGGTTACGGCTCGGCCTACCTGGCGCGCCAGGTGGGTCAGAAGTTCGCCCGCGAGATCTTCTTCCTCGGCGACGCGTACGACGCCGAGACGATGCACCGCATGGGCGCGGTCAACAAGGTCGTCGACCACGCCGACCTGGAGAAGGTCGCGCTGGAGTGGGGCGCCAAGATCAACGGCAAGTCGCCGACCGCCCAGCGCATGCTCAAGTACTCGTTCAACCTGCTCGACGACGGCCTGGTCGGCCAGCAGCTCTTCGCCGGCGAGACCACGCGCCTGGCGTACATGACGGACGAGGCGCAGGAGGGCCGCGACCAGTTCGTCGAGAAGCGTGAGCCCGACTGGAGCCCCTACCCCTGGTACTACTGA
- the ald gene encoding alanine dehydrogenase, whose translation MTVIGVPREVKNNEYRVAITRVGVHELVSRGHQVLVESGAGLGSLVTDEEYAAAGATLVTDPDEVWGSADMVLKVKEPVAEEYHRLREDLTLFTYLHLAADKPLTEALIHSKVTAIAYETVQLPSGSLPLLYPMSEVAGCLAPQVGAHALLKAEGGRGVLMGGVGGVANAKVVIIGAGVSGQNAANIALGMGADVTLLDTDLDKLRMSFWRYDNRVHGLASSKLVIEDQVREADLVIGAVLIPGAAAPKLVSNDLVAQMKPGSVLVDIAIDQSGCFEDSRPTTHDDPTFQVHGSTFYCVANMPGAVPNTSTYALTNATLPYAVAVADQGWRGALRADASLARGLSTHAGLLTSAPVGEALGLESVGHEEVLAQT comes from the coding sequence ATGACCGTCATCGGCGTTCCCCGCGAGGTCAAGAACAACGAGTACAGGGTGGCCATCACCCGCGTCGGCGTGCACGAGCTCGTCTCGCGCGGGCACCAGGTGCTCGTCGAGTCCGGCGCGGGGCTCGGCTCACTGGTCACGGACGAGGAGTACGCAGCCGCCGGCGCCACCCTCGTCACCGACCCGGACGAGGTCTGGGGCTCCGCCGACATGGTGCTCAAGGTCAAGGAGCCCGTCGCCGAGGAGTACCACCGGCTGCGCGAGGACCTGACCCTCTTCACCTACCTGCACCTGGCCGCCGACAAGCCGCTCACCGAGGCGCTCATCCACAGCAAGGTCACCGCGATCGCGTACGAGACCGTCCAGCTCCCCTCCGGCTCGCTGCCGCTGCTCTACCCGATGTCGGAGGTGGCCGGCTGCCTGGCGCCGCAGGTGGGGGCGCACGCGCTGCTCAAGGCCGAGGGCGGGCGCGGCGTGCTCATGGGCGGCGTCGGTGGTGTCGCCAACGCCAAGGTGGTCATCATCGGCGCCGGCGTCTCCGGGCAGAACGCCGCCAACATCGCGCTCGGCATGGGTGCCGACGTCACCCTGCTCGACACCGACCTCGACAAGCTGCGGATGTCGTTCTGGCGCTACGACAACCGGGTCCACGGGCTGGCCTCGTCCAAGCTGGTGATCGAGGACCAGGTCCGCGAGGCCGACCTGGTCATCGGTGCCGTGTTGATCCCCGGCGCCGCCGCACCCAAGCTGGTCAGCAACGACCTGGTGGCCCAGATGAAGCCCGGCTCCGTGCTGGTCGACATCGCGATCGACCAGAGCGGCTGCTTCGAGGACTCCCGCCCGACCACCCACGATGACCCGACCTTCCAGGTGCACGGCTCGACCTTCTACTGCGTGGCCAACATGCCCGGCGCCGTGCCCAACACCTCGACGTACGCCCTGACGAACGCGACCCTGCCGTACGCCGTGGCGGTGGCCGACCAGGGCTGGCGCGGCGCGCTACGGGCGGACGCGAGTCTGGCCCGTGGCCTCAGCACCCACGCCGGCCTGCTGACCAGCGCGCCGGTCGGAGAGGCGCTGGGGCTGGAGTCGGTGGGGCACGAGGAGGTGCTGGCGCAGACCTGA
- the kynU gene encoding kynureninase: MPDLPAHLLDQARRLDAEDPLASYRDAFVLPDGVLAYLDGNSLGRPLVRTRDRVGSFVAEEWGARLIRSWDERWMEHPLVLGDQLGRVVLGAAPGQTVVADSTTVMLYKLLRAAVDASPGRTEVVADTENFPTDRYIVDAIAAERGLTVRWIEPDPAAGVTVEEVRAAVSSSTAVVLLSHVAYKSAYVADLPAITAAVHEAGALVLWDLCHSAGAVELALDADGVDLAVGCSYKYLNGGPGAPAFGYVAERLQGRLVQPIAGWMGHAEPFAMGGAYEPAAGMRRFISGTPPIVGMLPLQDMLDLVEKAGMPAIRAKSVLLTDFTIRVAEELLAPHGVTVASPRDPECRGSHVLLEHDAMRDVVAGLWERGVIPDFRHPRGLRAGLSPLSTSFGEVLLALGHVRELLTEIST; encoded by the coding sequence GTGCCTGACCTGCCTGCCCACCTCCTCGATCAGGCCCGGCGGCTCGACGCCGAGGACCCGCTGGCCTCCTACCGTGACGCCTTCGTCCTGCCCGACGGCGTGCTGGCCTACCTCGACGGCAACTCGCTCGGCCGCCCGCTGGTGCGGACGCGCGACCGCGTCGGCTCGTTCGTCGCCGAGGAGTGGGGCGCACGCCTGATCCGCTCCTGGGACGAGCGGTGGATGGAGCATCCGCTGGTGCTGGGCGACCAGCTCGGGCGGGTGGTCCTCGGCGCGGCGCCCGGCCAGACCGTCGTCGCCGACTCGACCACGGTGATGCTCTACAAGCTGCTGCGGGCCGCGGTGGACGCCAGCCCCGGGCGTACGGAGGTCGTCGCCGACACCGAGAACTTCCCCACCGACCGCTACATCGTCGACGCGATCGCCGCCGAGCGCGGCCTGACCGTGCGCTGGATCGAGCCCGACCCCGCGGCCGGGGTGACGGTCGAGGAGGTGCGCGCCGCCGTCTCGTCGAGCACCGCGGTCGTCCTGCTCAGCCACGTTGCCTACAAGTCGGCGTACGTCGCCGACCTCCCGGCGATCACCGCCGCCGTCCACGAGGCGGGCGCGCTGGTGCTCTGGGACCTCTGCCACTCGGCGGGCGCGGTCGAGCTCGCCCTGGATGCCGACGGCGTCGACCTGGCGGTGGGGTGCAGCTACAAGTACCTCAACGGCGGGCCGGGCGCGCCTGCGTTCGGCTACGTCGCTGAGCGGCTGCAGGGGCGCCTGGTCCAGCCGATCGCCGGGTGGATGGGTCACGCGGAGCCGTTCGCGATGGGCGGGGCCTACGAGCCGGCGGCCGGCATGCGGCGCTTCATCAGCGGCACCCCGCCGATCGTCGGGATGCTGCCGCTGCAGGACATGCTCGACCTGGTCGAGAAGGCGGGGATGCCGGCGATCCGGGCCAAGTCGGTGCTGCTGACCGACTTCACGATCCGGGTCGCCGAGGAGCTGCTCGCGCCCCACGGCGTCACCGTCGCCTCACCCCGCGACCCCGAGTGCCGGGGCAGCCACGTCCTGCTCGAGCACGACGCGATGCGCGACGTCGTCGCCGGCCTGTGGGAGCGCGGCGTCATCCCCGACTTCCGCCACCCGCGCGGCCTGCGCGCCGGCCTGTCGCCCCTGAGCACGAGCTTCGGCGAGGTGCTGCTCGCGCTCGGCCACGTACGCGAGCTGCTGACCGAGATCTCCACCTGA
- a CDS encoding tryptophan 2,3-dioxygenase, which translates to MAGGPGERPLEEGIRTDFSSVLDYASYLGLDQLLAAQHPLSQPEHPDELLFIVQHQTTELWFKLVLHELTAVRAHFAADEPSRARKALARVKHIFRTLAEQWSVLATLTPSEYAEFRGFLGSSSGFQSHQYRSVEFILGNKNAEMLPVFHARPGTQASLARLLDEPTVYDEFLRHLARTGLDVPAAVLERDVRRAWVEVPELVDVFAEVYGDPERHWAAYAVCEDLVDLEDAFQLWRFRHLRTVQRTIGFKTGTGGSSGVDFLRRALDLTFFPELYRVRTQIGA; encoded by the coding sequence ATGGCAGGCGGACCCGGCGAACGTCCGCTCGAGGAGGGGATCCGCACGGATTTCTCCAGCGTCCTGGACTACGCCTCCTACCTCGGCCTCGACCAGCTGCTCGCCGCGCAGCACCCGCTGAGCCAGCCCGAGCACCCCGACGAGCTGCTCTTCATCGTCCAGCACCAGACCACCGAGCTCTGGTTCAAGCTGGTCCTGCACGAGCTGACCGCGGTGCGCGCGCACTTCGCCGCCGACGAGCCGAGCCGGGCCCGTAAGGCGCTCGCCCGGGTCAAGCACATCTTCCGCACGCTGGCTGAGCAGTGGTCGGTGCTCGCCACCCTGACGCCGAGCGAGTACGCCGAGTTCCGCGGCTTCCTGGGCTCCTCGTCGGGCTTCCAGTCGCACCAGTACCGCTCGGTCGAGTTCATCCTCGGCAACAAGAACGCCGAGATGCTGCCCGTCTTCCACGCGCGGCCCGGGACGCAGGCCTCGCTGGCCCGGCTGCTCGACGAGCCGACCGTGTACGACGAGTTTTTGCGCCACCTCGCGCGGACCGGGCTCGACGTCCCGGCCGCTGTCCTCGAGCGCGACGTCCGCCGGGCGTGGGTCGAGGTGCCCGAGCTGGTCGACGTCTTCGCGGAGGTCTACGGCGACCCCGAGCGGCACTGGGCGGCGTACGCGGTCTGCGAGGACCTGGTCGACCTCGAGGACGCCTTCCAGCTCTGGCGCTTCCGCCACCTGCGCACGGTGCAGCGCACCATCGGCTTCAAGACCGGCACCGGCGGCAGCTCGGGCGTCGACTTCTTGAGGCGGGCGCTCGACCTGACCTTCTTCCCCGAGCTCTACCGCGTGCGGACCCAGATCGGTGCCTGA
- a CDS encoding DNA alkylation repair protein: MPTASDVRSALAAVADPDDAVGYARFFQTQPGGYGEGDVFIGVRVPKARKVATAYAALPLDEVRDLLDDVEHEHRFTALVIAVEAFKRALRPRTRDDELRARLHALYLDAVLAGCVDNWDLVDVSAEWLVGEHVRTTGAGTALLHRLAGDDDLWRRRVGVIATVAFIKAGDPAPTFAVAEQVLDDRRDLVQKATGWMLREVGKRVDRALLVDFLTDHAAGMGRTALSYATEHLDAELRAHLRSL, encoded by the coding sequence GTGCCCACCGCCTCCGACGTCCGCTCCGCCCTCGCCGCAGTCGCCGACCCCGACGACGCGGTCGGCTACGCGCGCTTCTTCCAGACCCAGCCCGGCGGCTACGGCGAGGGCGACGTCTTCATCGGCGTACGGGTGCCGAAGGCGCGGAAGGTCGCGACGGCGTACGCAGCCCTTCCGCTCGACGAGGTGCGCGACCTGCTCGACGACGTCGAGCACGAGCACCGGTTCACCGCGCTGGTGATCGCGGTCGAGGCGTTCAAGCGGGCGCTGCGGCCGCGTACGCGCGACGACGAGCTGCGCGCACGGCTCCACGCGCTCTACCTCGACGCGGTGCTCGCCGGCTGCGTCGACAACTGGGACCTGGTCGACGTCTCCGCCGAGTGGCTGGTCGGTGAGCACGTGCGTACGACCGGGGCCGGCACCGCGCTCCTCCACCGGCTCGCGGGCGACGACGACCTGTGGCGGCGACGCGTCGGGGTCATCGCCACCGTTGCCTTCATCAAGGCCGGCGACCCCGCGCCCACCTTCGCGGTGGCCGAGCAGGTGCTCGACGACCGGCGCGACCTCGTCCAGAAGGCGACCGGGTGGATGCTGCGCGAGGTCGGCAAGCGGGTCGACCGGGCCCTGCTGGTCGACTTCCTCACCGACCACGCCGCCGGCATGGGGCGCACCGCGCTCTCCTACGCCACCGAGCACCTCGACGCCGAGCTGCGTGCGCACCTGCGCTCCCTGTGA
- a CDS encoding NAD-dependent deacylase: MKVVVLTGAGISAESGVPTFRDSDGLWEGHDVMEVATPEGFAADPALVQRFYDLRRAHLAKVDTNPAHLALARLEQALGDDLLVITQNVDDLHERAGSTRVLHMHGELRSALCLACADRFPWEGDLAHSPACPGCDEAMLRPDVVWFGEMPYRMDEALQALQEADLFVAVGTSAHVQPAAAFVHWAAEQGARTLEINLAETLSTDDFDESRQGRAGDLVPRWVEELLAGR, from the coding sequence ATGAAGGTCGTCGTGCTGACGGGAGCCGGCATCTCCGCGGAGAGCGGCGTGCCGACGTTCCGCGACAGTGACGGGCTCTGGGAGGGCCACGACGTCATGGAGGTGGCCACCCCCGAGGGGTTCGCCGCCGACCCCGCGCTGGTGCAGCGCTTCTACGACCTGCGCCGCGCCCACCTCGCCAAGGTCGACACCAACCCGGCGCACCTCGCGCTGGCCCGCCTCGAGCAGGCGCTCGGCGACGACCTGCTCGTCATCACGCAGAACGTCGACGACCTCCACGAGCGCGCCGGCTCCACGCGCGTCCTGCACATGCACGGCGAGCTCAGGTCGGCGCTCTGCCTGGCCTGCGCCGACCGCTTCCCGTGGGAGGGCGACCTCGCCCACTCCCCCGCCTGCCCCGGCTGCGACGAGGCGATGCTCCGCCCCGACGTGGTCTGGTTCGGCGAGATGCCCTACCGCATGGACGAGGCGCTGCAGGCCCTGCAAGAGGCCGACCTCTTCGTCGCCGTCGGCACCTCCGCGCACGTGCAACCGGCCGCTGCCTTCGTCCACTGGGCGGCCGAGCAGGGCGCCCGCACCCTGGAGATCAACCTCGCGGAGACCCTCTCCACCGACGACTTCGACGAGTCCCGGCAGGGGCGTGCTGGCGACCTCGTGCCGCGCTGGGTCGAGGAGCTCCTGGCCGGTCGCTGA